One stretch of Fusobacterium simiae DNA includes these proteins:
- a CDS encoding sugar O-acetyltransferase, whose translation MTELEKLEAGLEYDFWDKEVNARKLNAIKGCQKLNSTNPNDEEAVFIAIKELFGTVGENAIVLPTFTCDNGKNIHVGKNFLANYNVTILDIAPVHIGDYVMIGPNTLITTVNHPLSPKGRRKHLGIAKSVKIGNDVWIGGNVTILPGVNIGNNVIVAAGAIVTKNIPDNCIIGGVPAKIIKNIENDIE comes from the coding sequence ATGACAGAATTAGAAAAATTAGAAGCTGGATTAGAATATGATTTTTGGGATAAAGAAGTTAATGCAAGAAAACTTAATGCAATAAAAGGTTGCCAAAAATTGAATAGCACAAATCCAAATGATGAGGAAGCTGTTTTCATAGCAATTAAGGAGTTATTTGGAACTGTTGGAGAAAATGCTATAGTTTTACCAACTTTCACTTGTGATAATGGTAAAAATATTCATGTTGGCAAAAATTTTCTTGCTAATTATAATGTAACAATACTTGATATTGCACCTGTACATATTGGAGATTATGTTATGATTGGACCAAATACATTAATTACAACAGTGAATCATCCATTATCACCAAAAGGGAGAAGAAAACATTTAGGAATTGCAAAATCAGTAAAGATAGGTAATGATGTTTGGATAGGAGGAAATGTTACAATTCTTCCTGGTGTAAATATTGGAAATAATGTGATTGTAGCTGCAGGAGCCATAGTAACTAAAAATATACCAGATAATTGCATCATCGGAGGAGTACCTGCTAA